ATCGCCTCGTCCGAGAGGGCGGGCAGGTCGCTGCCGCTGGTCTTGTCGTTCATGCGTCTCTCACTTCCGTCACGGCGCCACGCAACTGCGTGCGCACTCGAGAGAGACGGTTCCTGACGACGGCGTGGGTCACCCCGAGCTTTTCCGCAGCCGCCTGATAGGCATAGCCCTCAGACGCGCACAGACGGAAGATCTCACGATCGAGTTCGCTCAACGTGCCCACTTCTCGGGCTATCCGCGCCGCCAGCTCGGCCGTGATGACCTGCTCCTCGACGCTCACCGTGTCCGGCAGCAGGGTCTCGTCCACGGCCTCGGCGGTGTGCGCCTGATCGCGCCGACGCTGACGGAGCCGGTTTGCTGCCTGGAATCGGCAGATCGTGGCCAGCCACGGCAGGATCGACTCGCCCTGGAGCTCGAGGTCGGGGATCTTCCGCCAGGCGACGACGAACGTCTCCTGGGTCACATCCTCAGCGTCGGACGGCGAGGCGAGGATGCCCTGCGCGATCCAGTACACGGGACGCACGTGTGCGCGGTACAGCTCGCGAAAGGCGTTCTCGTCGCCGGCCGCGGCCTGCGCCGCCCATCTCTGATCAGTTGTCTGCAGGGGCATCCTGGTTCCGTTCGGTGTCTCTCACGAGGAGAGTGTCGATCGATGCCCCATCGTCTCAGATCCGGTGCAGGGGATTGCGTGCGGGCCGCAGGGAGTTTCCGACGACATCCGTTCCCACTGATGCCACGGCTCCGGTAGCATTGCCCGGGCGAGAGGGAGTATCCCGAATCCGCGCGTAACGTCATCACGAGCACCGTCATCGCTGCTCCGGGCGCGCGCCGCACATGTGTGCGGGGGAGAGACTTTCGACTCATTCCCGACCCCTCCGCGAAAGGTGCAGTGCGCCCTTGGAAATCCCCGTCTGGTTCGAGATCACCTCGATGGTCGTCCTCACGATCATCCTGATCGGCGACCTGCTCCTCATCCGGCTGCGGCCGCACATCCCGTCGACGAAGGAGTCCACTCTCTGGGTGGTCTTCTACGTCGGGCTCGCGCTGCTGTTCGCGGTGCTCCTCGGCAATGTCGGAGGTTGGCAGAACGCGGGTGACTTCATCACCGGATGGGCGTTGGAATACAGCCTCTCCATCGACAACCTGTTCGTCTTCGTCCTGATCATGGCCCAGTTCGCCGTGCCGCGGCGGCTGCAGCAGCAGGTGCTCATGGTCGGCATCATCATCGCGCTCATCCTGCGCGGCCTGTTCATCCTCGCCGGTGTCGCGATCGTCGAGAACTTCTCGCCGATCTTCTACATCTTCGGCGCCTTCCTCATCTGGACGGCGATCCGTCAGGCCATGCCGGACGGCGATCACGAGGGCGAGGTGCAGCGCGAGAACTTCATCGTCCGCCTGCTGCGTCGCCGCGTCGACATCAGCGAGACGTACGACGGGTCCAAGATCCGCACCACGGTCGACGGCAAGCGCATGTGGACGCCCATGGTGATCGTCTTCATCACCATCGGTGTCACCGACCTGATCTTCGCGATCGACTCGATCCCCGCGATCTTCGAGATCACCACCAACGGCTTCCTCGTCTTCTCGGCCAACATCTTCGCGCTGATGGGGCTGCGCCAGCTCTACTTCCTGCTCGGTGACCTGCTCGACCGTCTGCGCTACCTGCACTACGGCATCGCCGTCATCCTCGGTTTCATCGGCGTCAAGCTGATCCTGCACGCTCTGCACGTCAACGAGCTGCCGTTCATCAACGGCGGCGAGCACGTCGAGTGGGTGCCCGACATCAGCAACATGGTCTCCCTCGGCGTGATCCTCGCCTCGATGACCATCGCGACCGTCGCCAGCCTGATCGCCTCGTCCCGCGAGAAGCGCGCGGCGAGGTCCACGACGACCGTGGAGTGAGATCATGGCGGCATGACCCGCCACTGGACACCCCTCGCCCTCGTCTATCTCGTGCTGGCGGTGGTCGGTCTCATCGGCACCTGGACGTTCAACGTGCTGGCCATCACGCAGATGGTGGACTTCGTCGGCGATCTCGTCGGCAGCGGTCCGGCGGTGTCGTCGATCACGGTCGATCTCCTGATCGTGGCGATCGCGGGGAGCGTGTTCATCATCGTCGAGGCGCGACGGATCGGGATGCGGAGGGGCTGGCTCTATGTCGTGCTGTCCGGAGTGACGGCGTTCGCCTTCACCTTCCCGCTCTTCCTGGCGATGCGCCAGCGCCACCTCACCCGTCTGACCACAGAAGCTCGGCGTCGAGCGTGAGGTCGATGATCTGACGAAGCAACGCCCCCACCGTGGCGGACTGCAGCAGCGCGTATCTGTCGTAGTCGCCGAGGGGAGCGATCGCGGCGAGCTGCCACGCGGCGGCGATCGGATCGTCCGAGAGCTCGGTGTCGGCATCCCACTGCGCCTCGGGCGCGCGGGCGAGTGTCCGTCGCACGATCGCCTCCGCTTGCGTGCGCAGCGGGGTGAGCTCGTCGCTCCAGTCGAGCTCGGGCAGTGGCGTGACCTCGGCGCGGGGATAGGGGTCGTCATCCAGCCACTCATCGACCGTGAAGCGATCGGTGCCGACGGCGACGGCCAGCAGAGCGTCGGCACCCGCGGAGACGCTGACCAGCCGCGCCATCGTCCCGATGCGACTGCGCCGATCGCCACCGCCGACCTCATGGCCGCGTTCGATGAGCACGACACCGAACCGCGGGTCCTCCTCATCCAGGAGCCGCCCGATCATCGTGAGGTACCGCGGCTCGAACACGCGAAGCGGAAGCGGGGTGTGCGGGAAGTGCACCGAGCCGAGCGGGAACATCGGGATGGCGGTCATGGCACCAGTCAACACCGAGAGACGTAAAGTGAACAGATGCGCAGACCTCGCCCCCTCACCCCGTCCGCCGGACAGGAATCCGTCTGGGACTATCCGAGGCCGCCGCGCGTTGAACCGGTCGCCGAACGCATCACGATCCGCCTCGGCGGTGACCTGATCGCCGACACACGCGATGCCGTGCGCGTGCTGGAGACCAGCCACCCTCCCGTCTACTACCTTCCGATCGCCGACTTCATCCCCGGTGCGCTGGTGGAGGCCCCCGGTGCCTCGTTCTGCGAGTTCAAGGGCACCGCCCGCTACTTCGATGTGCGCGGTGGAGACACCCTTCGCCCTGGAGCGGCCTGGAACTATCCGCACCCGTCGCCCGGCTTCGAGGCGCTGACCGACCGGGTCGCCGTGTACGCGGCGCCGATGGACGAGTGCACCGTCGGGGACGATGTCGCGGTCCCGCAACCGGGCGGGTTCTACGGCGGGTGGGTCACGTCTTGGGTCGTCGGTCCCTTCAAGGGCGTTCCCGGCTCCATGGGCTGGTGACGTTCGGCCTGACCGCCGCTCAGAACGCGCGCAGGTTCGCCTGCAGGCCGCCGTCCGCGTATTCACGACGAAGGATGCCTCGACGGCGGAGCACAGGCACGAGCTCGTCGAGAGTGCGGTGCAGGGTGACCGGATGGAAGTCCCCCCACAGCAGCACGCCGTCGTTGCCCCATTCGCCGAGCTCTTCGATCAGGTCGGCGAACTCCTCGGCCGTTCCGACGAAGCCGGTGCGGTCCGAGATCCGACCCGCACGGGCGAGCGCGCTGAGGTGTGCGCGCAGCGGCGCCTCCTGGCCCCGGTCGCCGATCAGACGCTGGATGCTGCCGCGGGAGACGTGCGCACCGAAGACAGAGAGGTCGAGCGGACGGTCGAGGTCGAGCGACGTGAGATCGGTCTCGAGGTCGCTCGACTGCTTGCGGGCGATCTGCACGAGCGCGGCATCGTCGGGGTGTGCGGACGCGGCCACGATGCGGTCGGCCTCCTCCACCGACGGGGTGATCACGGGCTGGATGGCGAAGAGGATCTTGATGTCCTCCGGACGTCGTCCTCTCTCGATCGCCGCGTCGTGCACTTTGGCGCGGTAGTCCCGCACGGACTTCTCGTTCAGCGGCGCCAGAGCCAGTTGGACGTCGGAGTTCGCGCCGGCGAAGCCGAGCCCTCGGCCCGAGCCGCCGGGTGAGACGATCGCGGGGTCCCCGTCGGTGAACGGCACGGCGTTGAGCGGGCCGTCGAAGGCGAAGTGCTCACCGCGATGCTCGACCGCACGCAGGCGGGTGCCGTCGGCGTAGACATCCGTCTCCCGATCAGCGAGGAGAGCGCCGTCGTCCCAGCTGCGCCAGAGGGCGCGGATGCCGTCGAGCCATTCCTCGGCGCGGTCGTAGGCCTCGTCGTGCCCGAGCTGCGGGGCCGCGGAGAAGTGTCGTGCGCTGCCGGTGTCGGTGACCACGTTGAGACCCAGACGATGGCCGCTGAGGTGCTGTAGCGTCGCGAACTGCCGGGCGGCCGTGTAGGGGAGGTACGCCGCGGGATTCACCGTCGGCACCACGCCCAGGTGCCTGGTCGCCTGGAACAGATAGGGAGCCAGCAGGAGCGGGTCGTGCTTCGGGCCGCCGAACGCGTGCCGGACGCGCAGATCGATCGTCGAAGGCGATCCCAGGGAGGGCGCGTCCTCGATGATGACCAGATCGAAGCCGGCCTGCTCCAGGGTGCGCGCGGCGTCCTGATAGATCTCGGGGCGCGTCCAGTCGTAGTCCCATTCGAGGGACGGATAGCCCCAGCCCTGCGGTCCGAAGCCGCGGGCGAGGAACCAGCCGAAGTGCTGAGGGCGGCTCATGCCACCGTCTCCCGTACGTTCTGGAGCACACGGGACAGATCCGTGATCAGATCGTCGACGTCCTCGATGCCGATCGACAGCCGCAGGGTGCCCGGCCGCACGCCGAGAGCCTCGCGCTCCTCCTCGGTGCGCTGGGCATGACTGGTGGTCCCGGGGTGCAGCACCAGAGAGCGCACATCTCCGATGTGGGTCATGTGGGTGAAGACCCGCACATGCTCCACGAATCGGCGTGCCGCAGGGAGCCCGCCCCGCAGAGTGAAGGTGAAGATCGATCCGGACCCGCCCTCGAGGTAGCGTTTGCCGACCTCGTGGTCGGGGTGCGAGGGGAGCCCGACGTAGTCGACGCTCTCGACCTCCTCGTGCCGTTCCAGCCACTGGGCGATCTGCAGGGCGTTGCGAGACTGTCGCTCGACCCGCAGGCCGAGCGTCTCGACGCCCTGTCCGATCAGGAAGGCGTTGAGAGGGGACGGCGATGCGCCGAATCGCGGGGCGACGGATTCGCGGGCGTAGGCGATGCGGGCGCGGCCCCCGTGGCGGGCGAAGACGCTGGGTGCATCCCCCCGGCCGGGGAGGACGAGATGGGGCGCGTTGTGGCCAGCGAGAGCGGCGTCGAAGCGCCCGTCATCGATGATGACGCCGCCGAGCACGGAGCCGTGCCCGGCCAGGAACTTCGACGCGGAATGGACCGCGATCGCCGCGCCGTGCTCGAGAGGGCGCAGCAGTGCCGGCGTCGCCAGCGTGTTGTCGACGATCAGTGGGATCGCGTGCTCATCGCCGACGTCGCTGATGGCGCGGACGTCGAGCACATCGTTGCGGGCGTTGGCGAGCGACTCGGCGAACAGCGCGCGGGTGTTCGGGCGGATCGCCGCCCTCCAGGCATCCGCATCGGCGATGTCGTCGACGAACGTGGTCTCGATGTCGAGTCGAGCGAGGTTGTCCAGGAACAGGCCCCTGGTGCCTTCGTAGATGTGGGTGGACGACACGATGTGATCGCCCGCGCCGGCGACGGTAAGAAGGGCCGTCGCCACTGCTGCCTGGCCGCTGGCCACGAGCACGGCGTCGGCGCCGGACTCCAGGGCTGCGAGCTGGCGCTCCACGGCGCGCACCGTGGGGTTCCCTGTGCGGGTGTAGCCGAAGCCGGTGCCGGTGCTGAAGTGGTCGGCCGCGTGATCGAAGTCGTCGAACTCGAAGCCCGCCGTCAGGTAGATGGGCGTCGCGCGGGAGCTGGCCGTCTCCCGGCTTCTCGCCGCGTGGACCGCGCGGGTGGCGAAGCGGGCGGTGTCGACGGTCATGCGGTGCCTCTCGGTCGTTCGGGTGCTCAACAGAGTGTCATGACGGGTCGGAGCACGTCTCAGCGGTGGTAATCTGACGTCATGCGGACCGTGCTCCTTCTTCTTAGGCGCCGCGACGAGACCTCGATCTGAGCCCCTCCTCGTCGCGGAGTCCATCGTGGGCCGAACCGCCAGCCACAGGAGACACGCAATGACCACCCCCGCAAACGGTGCCGATTCCGCACGCCGCAGGACTCTCGCCGAGAAGGTCTGGGACGACCACCTCGTCGTCAAGGGCGAGAACGGCGAGCCGGAC
The DNA window shown above is from Microbacterium maritypicum and carries:
- a CDS encoding RNA polymerase sigma factor; protein product: MPLQTTDQRWAAQAAAGDENAFRELYRAHVRPVYWIAQGILASPSDAEDVTQETFVVAWRKIPDLELQGESILPWLATICRFQAANRLRQRRRDQAHTAEAVDETLLPDTVSVEEQVITAELAARIAREVGTLSELDREIFRLCASEGYAYQAAAEKLGVTHAVVRNRLSRVRTQLRGAVTEVRDA
- a CDS encoding TerC/Alx family metal homeostasis membrane protein, producing MEIPVWFEITSMVVLTIILIGDLLLIRLRPHIPSTKESTLWVVFYVGLALLFAVLLGNVGGWQNAGDFITGWALEYSLSIDNLFVFVLIMAQFAVPRRLQQQVLMVGIIIALILRGLFILAGVAIVENFSPIFYIFGAFLIWTAIRQAMPDGDHEGEVQRENFIVRLLRRRVDISETYDGSKIRTTVDGKRMWTPMVIVFITIGVTDLIFAIDSIPAIFEITTNGFLVFSANIFALMGLRQLYFLLGDLLDRLRYLHYGIAVILGFIGVKLILHALHVNELPFINGGEHVEWVPDISNMVSLGVILASMTIATVASLIASSREKRAARSTTTVE
- a CDS encoding DUF2834 domain-containing protein, whose protein sequence is MTRHWTPLALVYLVLAVVGLIGTWTFNVLAITQMVDFVGDLVGSGPAVSSITVDLLIVAIAGSVFIIVEARRIGMRRGWLYVVLSGVTAFAFTFPLFLAMRQRHLTRLTTEARRRA
- a CDS encoding LON peptidase substrate-binding domain-containing protein — protein: MTAIPMFPLGSVHFPHTPLPLRVFEPRYLTMIGRLLDEEDPRFGVVLIERGHEVGGGDRRSRIGTMARLVSVSAGADALLAVAVGTDRFTVDEWLDDDPYPRAEVTPLPELDWSDELTPLRTQAEAIVRRTLARAPEAQWDADTELSDDPIAAAWQLAAIAPLGDYDRYALLQSATVGALLRQIIDLTLDAELLWSDG
- a CDS encoding DUF427 domain-containing protein; amino-acid sequence: MRRPRPLTPSAGQESVWDYPRPPRVEPVAERITIRLGGDLIADTRDAVRVLETSHPPVYYLPIADFIPGALVEAPGASFCEFKGTARYFDVRGGDTLRPGAAWNYPHPSPGFEALTDRVAVYAAPMDECTVGDDVAVPQPGGFYGGWVTSWVVGPFKGVPGSMGW
- a CDS encoding LLM class flavin-dependent oxidoreductase; its protein translation is MSRPQHFGWFLARGFGPQGWGYPSLEWDYDWTRPEIYQDAARTLEQAGFDLVIIEDAPSLGSPSTIDLRVRHAFGGPKHDPLLLAPYLFQATRHLGVVPTVNPAAYLPYTAARQFATLQHLSGHRLGLNVVTDTGSARHFSAAPQLGHDEAYDRAEEWLDGIRALWRSWDDGALLADRETDVYADGTRLRAVEHRGEHFAFDGPLNAVPFTDGDPAIVSPGGSGRGLGFAGANSDVQLALAPLNEKSVRDYRAKVHDAAIERGRRPEDIKILFAIQPVITPSVEEADRIVAASAHPDDAALVQIARKQSSDLETDLTSLDLDRPLDLSVFGAHVSRGSIQRLIGDRGQEAPLRAHLSALARAGRISDRTGFVGTAEEFADLIEELGEWGNDGVLLWGDFHPVTLHRTLDELVPVLRRRGILRREYADGGLQANLRAF
- a CDS encoding O-acetylhomoserine aminocarboxypropyltransferase/cysteine synthase family protein, which gives rise to MTVDTARFATRAVHAARSRETASSRATPIYLTAGFEFDDFDHAADHFSTGTGFGYTRTGNPTVRAVERQLAALESGADAVLVASGQAAVATALLTVAGAGDHIVSSTHIYEGTRGLFLDNLARLDIETTFVDDIADADAWRAAIRPNTRALFAESLANARNDVLDVRAISDVGDEHAIPLIVDNTLATPALLRPLEHGAAIAVHSASKFLAGHGSVLGGVIIDDGRFDAALAGHNAPHLVLPGRGDAPSVFARHGGRARIAYARESVAPRFGASPSPLNAFLIGQGVETLGLRVERQSRNALQIAQWLERHEEVESVDYVGLPSHPDHEVGKRYLEGGSGSIFTFTLRGGLPAARRFVEHVRVFTHMTHIGDVRSLVLHPGTTSHAQRTEEEREALGVRPGTLRLSIGIEDVDDLITDLSRVLQNVRETVA